One Festucalex cinctus isolate MCC-2025b chromosome 3, RoL_Fcin_1.0, whole genome shotgun sequence DNA window includes the following coding sequences:
- the snx1a gene encoding sorting nexin-1a: protein MASSSERSPPPFPDAGDAVGRGSDEDDGDDLFMSVSNSSLSETPTISQPSDDLASPPSDAAADPASDHLSSGLGSKTSSDNLMSPPSDAVSDPISSGSESKTPSEPSDDVDDLMGDNWMTPAASLAPSGEKRTSGENPPNDDFVDILGSETEPQLQEVAGESLLDEVSAAKQEVKVTAPLLDIGSSADIAPSAPSKIVDPLADLFDDPPPAAAQKQNAGATDLFEDEEGSDLFADPRQMKAAKPPQKKSLFGETDADLFVEPLGTKKKPAAAADPLAEPLADKSARDGGGKAGDGPPPERKRADIFAEEAVAPGNNSRLNSRTNGVHVEESSDIFAEATVELSLESPRSERKKAAAAAAATNTANTTKPSTSAPTMSSAAGVAKAPAAALEELEEDEESELEDKFDITVSITDPEKIGDGMTAYMAYKVTTQTTLAMFRNKTFTVRRRFSDFLGLYEKLSEKHGPNGFIVPPPPEKSILGMTKVKVGKEDSSSADFVERRRGALERYLQRVVTHPSLLQDPDVREFLERDELPRAVSTQALSGAGFLKMINKATDAVSKMTIKMNESDAWFEEKLQEVESADQQFRKLHALVESLVVHRKELSMNTASFAKSAAMLGSAEDNTALSRALSQLAEVEDKMEQLHQDQAANDTFGFAELIADFIRLLGAVRGSFDHRMKAWQRWQDAQSMLQKKREAEAKLQWANKPDKLQLAKEEITEWEAKVTQFERDFDRVSSTVRKEVMRFEKEKARNFKRQIVKYLENVLNSQQQLIKYWEAFLPEAKAIA from the exons ATGGCGTCCAGCTCGGAGCGCAGTCCTCCTCCGTTCCCCGACGCCGGAGACGCCGTAGGCCGAGGCAGCGATGAAGACGACGGAGACGACCTCTTCATGAGTGTG AGCAACTCGTCCCTCAGCGAGACGCCGACGATCAGCCAGCCCAGCGACGATTTGGCGAGTCCCCCCAGCGACGCTGCGGCAGACCCAGCGAGCGACCACCTCAGCAGCGGGTTGGGCTCCAAAACGTCGAGCGACAACTTGATGTCGCCTCCCAGCGACGCCGTGAGCGACCCCATCAGCAGCGGCTCGGAATCCAAGACGCCCAGCGAGCCCTCCGACGACGTCGACGACCTCATGGGCGACAACTGGATGACGCCGGCCGCCTCGCTCGCTCCCAGTGGTGAAAAGAGAACCTCCGGTGAAAACCCTCCCAACGACGATTTTGTTGACATACTGGGAAGCGAAACTGAACCGCAGTTACAGGAAGTAGCGGGAGAAAGTCTGCTGGATGAGGTCAGTGCcgcaaaacaggaagtaaaaGTAACCGCGCCGCTTTTAGATATCGGTTCATCGGCCGACATCGCGCCGAGTGCGCCGAGCAAAATCGTCGACCCTTTGGCGGACCTTTTTGACGACCCGCCGCCAGCTGCGGCCCAGAAGCAAAACGCCGGCGCCACGGACCTGTTCGAAGACGAAGAAGGCAGCGACCTGTTCGCCGACCCGCGTCAGATGAAAGCCGCCAAACCGCCTCAGAAGAAGAGCCTCTTCGGCGAGACGGACGCCGATCTGTTCGTCGAGCCGCTGGGCACCAAGAAAaagccggccgccgccgccgacccGCTGGCCGAGCCGCTCGCAGACAAGTCGGCGAGGGACGGCGGCGGCAAAGCGGGCGACGGGCCCCCGCCGGAGCGTAAACGCGCCGACATATTCGCGGAGGAAGCCGTCGCCCCCGGCAACAACTCCCGCCTCAACTCCAGGACAAACGGAGTCCACGTGGAAGAAAGCTCGGATATATTTGCAG AAGCCACAGTGGAGCTCTCGCTCGAGAGCCCGCGGAGCGAAAGGAAGAAGGCCGCCGCTGCCGCAGCAGCCACCAACACCGCCAACACCACCAAACCTTCCACGTCAGCTCCCACCATGTCGAGCGCTGCCGGTGTGGCCAAAGCACCGGCGGCTGCGCTGGAGGAA ctggaggaagacgaggagtCGGAGTTGGAAGACAAATTTGACATCACCGTCTCTATTACTGACCCAGAAAAAAtag GAGACGGAATGACCGCCTACATGGCCTACAAAGTGACCACTCAg ACCACGTTGGCCATGTTCCGCAACAAAACGTTCACGGTGCGCCGACGCTTCAGCGACTTCCTGGGCCTGTACGAGAAGCTCTCGGAGAAGCACGGGCCGAACGGCTTCATCGTGCCCCCGCCGCCGGAGAAGAGCATCCTAG GTATGACCAAGGTCAAGGTAGGGAAGGAGGACTCGTCGTCTGCGGACTTTGTGGAGAGAAGAAGAGGCGCCCTGGAGAG GTACCTCCAGAGGGTGGTCACTCACCCGTCGCTTCTCCAAGACCCCGACGTGCGAGAGTTCCTGGAGAGGGACGAA TTGCCCCGGGCTGTGAGCACGCAGGCTCTGAGCGGCGCCGGCTTCCTGAAGATGATCAACAAGGCGACGGACGCCGTCAGCAAGATGACCATCAAGATGAACGAGTCGGACGCG TGGTTTGAGGAAAAGCTGCAGGAGGTGGAGTCTGCGGACCAACAGTTCAGGAAGCTCCACGCGCTGGTGGAGTCGCTGGTCGTGCACAGGAAAG AACTTTCCATGAACACGGCGAGCTTCGCCAAGAGCGCCGCCATGCTGGGCAGCGCGGAGGACAACACGGCGCTGTCCCGCGCCCTCTCGCAGTTGGCCGAGGTGGAGGACAAGATGGAGCAGCTGCATCAGGACCAGGCGGCCAACGACACCTTCGGCTTCGCCGAGCTCATCGCCGATTTCATACGACTGCTCGGGGCCGTCAGG GGCTCGTTCGACCACCGCATGAAGGCGTGGCAGCGCTGGCAGGACGCGCAGAGCATGCTGCAGAAGAAACGCGAGGCCGAAGCCAAGCTGCAGTGGGCCAACAAACCCGACAAGTTGCAGCTGGCCAAGGAGGAGATCACCGAA TGGGAGGCCAAAGTGACGCAGTTCGAGCGCGACTTTGACCGAGTGTCGTCCACCGTGCGCAAGGAGGTGATGCGATTTGAG AAAGAAAAGGCGAGGAACTTCAAAAGGCAGATCGTCAAATATCTGGAGAATGTGCTCAACTCTCAGCAACAG CTAATCAAGTACTGGGAGGCCTTCTTACCCGAAGCGAAAGCCATCGCCTGA
- the ireb2 gene encoding iron-responsive element-binding protein 2: MALTSMGKEHPYRHLIDPLSDDGSLKFFNPHKLNDPRYVKLPLSIRVLLEAAIRKCDGFYITEDDVQNILDWEKQQASTEVPFSPARVLLQDFTGIPAMVDLAAMRDAVAKHGVDPGLVNPKCPTDLIVDHCLQKDYSTCAIQNAPNPGGGDGGSRPAPPKPLPRGGSHCAGQRGSCGKTACNDPPSSTGARPHASVQQIENTPLLCPFHLKPVSEGDTSVKNQEMELSRNKERLQFFKWCSKAFKNVNVVPPDVGAVHQVNLEYLSRVIQVRDGLIYPDSVVGTDSHTTMINGLGILGWGVGGIESEAVMLGQPVSLALPQVVGCKLVGSIDPLSTSIDVVLGITKHLRQAAIAGKFVEFFGPGVSQLSAPDRTTIANMCPEYNATVSFFPVDRVTIQHFKKTHFSQEKLDLLESYLKAVKLFRSYEDPAEDPHYSEVIEISLSSMVPHVSGPKRPQDRVAVCSMKEGFQSCLNEKLGPRGFNISKDKQDVRVPFLHAGQEYHLAHGSVVIAAVISCTNNCNPAVMLTAGLLAKKAVEAGLTVKPYIRTSLAPGSGMATHYLNASGVLPYFSQLGFEVIGYGCATCVGNTAPLPESVVDAIKQGDVVACGVLSGNRHFEGRLCDCIRANYLASPPFVVAYAIAGTVGMDFEKEALGVAPDGTRLYLRDIWPSREEVQRTEEDAVISAVFKDLKARMEKGNTFWSGVECPESVVFPWDAKSTYIRPPSFFSKLSKEVPPPQSIDDAHALLFLGDKVTTDHISPAGSIARVSAAAKYLLSKRLTPREFNSYGSRRGNDAVMTRGTFASVKIQNRLLGAKAGPKTIHVPSGQTLDVFEAAERYQRDGVPLVILAGKDYGSGSSRDWVAKGPYLLGVRAVIAESFERLHKKQLVGVGILPLQFSGEQNADTLELAGTERFSVSLPERLAPGQRLAVKTSDGKSFAVTAQLDNELDVVLLRHGGLLRYAARTML, from the exons ATGGCGCTCACGTCTATGGGCAAAG AGCACCCGTATCGCCATTTAATTGACCCGCTATCAGATGATGGGAGCCTCAAGTTCTTCAACCCGCACAAATTAAACGATCCAAGATATG TCAAGCTGCCTCTGTCCATCCGCGTCTTACTGGAGGCGGCCATCCGAAAGTGCGACGGCTTTTACATCACCGAAGATGACGTCCAAAACATTTTGGACTGGGAGAAGCAGCAGGCCTCGACCGAGGTGCCGTTCTCGCCAGCGCGGGTCCTCCTGCAGGACTTCAC TGGCATCCCTGCAATGGTGGACCTCGCAGCCATGAGGGACGCGGTTGCCAAACATGGCGTGGACCCCGGATTGGTCAACCCCAAATGCCCCACGGACCTCATTGTGGACCACTGTCTGCAAAAAGACTACAGCACATG CGCCATCCAGAACGCTCCAAACCCCGGCGGCGGTGACGGCGGTTCCCGGCCGGCCCCTCCCAAGCCTCTTCCGCGCGGAGGCTCGCACTGCGCCGGCCAGCGGGGCTCCTGCGGCAAAACGGCCTGCAACGACCCCCCCTCGTCGACGGGGGCGCGACCTCACGCCTCGGTCCAGCAGATCGAGAACACGCCCCTCCTCTGCCCCTTCCACCTGAAACCGGTTTCTGA AGGCGACACTTCAGTGAAGAATCAGGAAATGGAGCTGAGCAGAAATAAAGAGCGGCTTCAGTTCTTTAAG TGGTGCTCAAAAGCCTTCAAGAATGTGAACGTGGTCCCGCCGGACGTCGGCGCCGTCCACCAGGTCAATCTGGAGTATCTCTCCCGAGTGATCCAAGTTCGCGACGGGTTGATCTACCCGGATAGCGTGGTGGGCACCGACTCGCACACCACCATGATCAACGGTCTCGGCATCCTGGGTTGGG GCGTGGGCGGGATCGAGTCGGAAGCGGTGATGTTGGGCCAGCCCGTGTCGCTCGCCCTCCCTCAGGTGGTGGGCTGCAAACTGGTGGGCTCCATCGACCCTCTGAGCACCTCCATCGACGTCGTCCTCGGCATCACCAAG CACTTGCGGCAAGCCGCCATCGCCGGcaagtttgtggagtttttcgGACCCGGCGTGTCGCAGCTGTCGGCTCCGGACCGGACCACCATCGCCAACATGTGCCCCGAGTACAACGCCACCGTCAGCTTCTTTCCTGTCGACCGGGTCACAATTCAGCACTTTAAAAAGACAC ACTTTTCCCAAGAAAAACTCGACTTACTGGAGTCTTATCTGAAGGCTGTGAAGCTCTTTCGAAGCTACGAGGACCCCGCAGAAGACCCCCACTATTCGGAG GTGATCGAAATCAGCCTGAGCTCCATGGTGCCGCACGTCAGCGGGCCCAAGAGGCCGCAGGACCGCGTGGCCGTCTGCAGCATGAAGGAAGGATTTCAGAGTTGCCTCAACGAgaag CTGGGCCCCAGAGGCTTCAACATCTCCAAAGACAAGCAGGACGTGCGGGTTCCCTTCCTGCACGCCGGCCAGGAGTACCATCTGGCGCACGGCTCGGTGGTCATCGCCGCCGTCATCAGCTGCACCAACAACTGCAACCCCGCCGTCATGCTGACGGCAG GCTTGCTGGCCAAGAAGGCGGTGGAGGCGGGGCTTACCGTCAAGCCGTACATCCGGACCAGCCTGGCGCCAGGAAGCGGCATGGCCACGCACTACCTCAACGCCAGCGGGGTGCTGCCCTACTTCAGCCAGCTCGG CTTTGAGGTGATCGGCTATGGCTGCGCCACCTGTGTCGGAAACACGGCGCCCTTGCCAGAAAGTGTAGTGGATGCCATCaaacag ggCGACGTGGTGGCGTGCGGCGTCCTGTCGGGCAACCGGCACTTCGAGGGCCGCCTGTGCGACTGCATTCGGGCCAACTACCTGGCCTCGCCGCCCTTCGTGGTGGCGTACGCCATCGCCGGCACGGTGGGCATGGACTTTGAAAAGGAAGCGTTGGGCGTGGCCCCCGACGGGACCCGCTTGTACCTTCGCGACATCTGGCCGTCCCGCGAGGAGGTGCAACGGACGGAGGAGGACGCCGTCATCTCCGCCGTCTTTAAGGACCTCAAGGCCAGGATGGAG AAAGGAAACACGTTCTGGAGCGGCGTGGAGTGTCCCGAGTCGGTCGTCTTCCCGTGGGACGCCAAGTCCACGTACATCCGCCCGCCGTCCTTCTTCAGCAAATTG AGCAAAGAAGTCCCGCCCCCTCAGTCGATAGACGACGCCCACGCGCTGCTGTTCCTCGGCGACAAGGTGACCACCGACCACATCTCGCCGGCGGGCAGCATCGCGCGGGTCAGCGCCGCCGCCAAGTACCTGCTCAGCAAAAG GCTGACCCCTCGCGAGTTCAACTCGTACGGCTCGCGGCGGGGCAACGACGCCGTGATGACGCGAGGGACCTTCGCCAGCGTCAAGATCCAAAATCGACTGCTGGGCGCCAAGGCCGGCCCCAAAACGATACACGTGCCCTCCGGACAAACG CTGGACGTGTTTGAGGCGGCCGAGCGCTATCAGCGTGACGGCGTCCCGCTCGTCATCCTGGCCGGGAAGGACTACGGCTCGGGAAGCTCGCGTGATTGGGTGGCCAAAGGACCTTATCTGCTG GGCGTCCGCGCTGTCATCGCCGAGAGCTTCGAGCGTCTGCACAAGAAGCAGCTGGTGGGCGTCGGCATCCTCCCGCTGCAGTTCTCGGGCGAGCAGAACGCCGACACGCTGGAGCTCGCCGGCACCGAGCGCTTCAGCGTCAGCCTGCCGGAGCGTCTGGCGCCGGGGCAGCGGCTCGCCGTCAAG ACGAGCGACGGCAAAAGTTTTGCGGTGACGGCGCAGCTGGACAACGAGCTGGACGTCGTCTTGCTCCGGCACGGAGGCCTGTTGCGATACGCGGCGCGGACGATGCTTTGA